CTTACAAATTCTTTGGATGAACTTAGTTACAGACGGTTTACCAGCCTTAGCCTTAGCTGTAGAACCCCCAGAACCAGATGTGATGAAGCGTCCGCCCTTCAGCCCCCGCGAAAGTATCTTTGCCAGGGGATTGGGTTCTTATATGGTTCGCATTGGGATTATCTTTGCGATTATCACGATTATTCTCATGGAATGGGCATACTTTCATTCCAAAGCAGTAACCGGGCCAGGACTCGACCCGGAACGCTGGAAGACAATGGTATTCACTTCCTTGTGTATTGCCCAGATGGGTCATGCTATAGCTATTCGCTCCAATAACCAACTAACTATCGAGATGAATCCTTTCTCTAATCTGTTTGTGTTAGGGGCTGTAGTGGTTACAACCTTATTGCAGCTGATGCTAGTTTACGTTCCACCCTTGCGAGATTTCTTTGGTACTCACTGGCTACCACCTGGAGAGTTAGCGGTTTGTATTGGTTTTAGTGCCTTAATGTTTGTTTGGGTGGAATTGGAGAAGATATTCTTCCGATTAATGGGCAAAAAGACTGTGTAAGGGTAAGGATAGATTAGAAAAGATGGAGTAATATAAGACTTTAAATTGGCAGCTATGTGAATTCTTGCTGCCATTTTAAGAAAGGACCCGAAATCCTTCATTATAGCTGAGGATCTCGAGCCGTAACTAATTGCGTCTTAATCGTAGCAAAGCCCTTTGGTACTGTCTACTCATTAAGTATTGATTCTCTGTGAGTCATAAGATCAAAACTCACTATAACTATCGGCGTATCTGAAAGCTGTTTTGAAGGATTTTACCCATATACCTAGATGAGGAGTAAAATCCACATGTATAACAACGATTTTAGTGGTCAGGACTTAAGGGGTTACGATTTTCAAAACTGCGATCTCAGAAACTGTAACTTCAGTGGTTGTGATTTAAGGGGTTACGATTTTCAAAATCGCGATCTCAGAAACTGTAACTTCAGTGGCGCTAGGCTCAATGGTTGTAACTTCAGTGGCGCTAGGCTCAATGGTTGTAACTTCAGTGGCGCTAACTTATGTGGTGCGAATCTAACACAGGCTCAGTTGTGTGGTGCTGATCTGTCTGAAGCCAATCTCAAAGGAGCAGACTTACGTGGTTGTAACTTGACTGGAGCGAATCTAGACAGAGCTAATATGCAAAATACAAGGCTCGCAGATGCTCGATTTGATGGAACAAGCGTGTTCGATGCTTCCTTTAAAGAAAGCGAAAGACTTGATGAAAGGACAAGACTTAGTTTAATCAATGAAGGAGCTAGGTTTGAAGAGCGGACGCCTCAACCTCCATCTACCCTTCCTTGGTGGCAACATGTAATTGTACCAATTACTCTTACTGTTCTTAGTCTTATAGGTAGTGCAATTATTAACATGTTTACTACTTCTCAACCGAAAGCTACTCCATCAGGGCAAAATTCTATATCTACTGCAAGACCTACTCCCATAAGTGAACCACCGACTTTGAATCCTACAGGTAAAGTTAGCAACCAAAAATAATCCATTCACTTTTTGATAAAGTCAAATCTTGAAATATCCCGTGATGACTAAATGAGTAGATCGGGAGAAGGCAAAAGCTTCTTTTCAGGCTTTTCTTCTCTCCCTATCTCTCTCATCTCTCGTTACTCCTCAACTCTCCACTATGTTTCTCAAATCGATTCACCTCCGACAGTTTCGCAATTACACAGACCAAAAAGTGGAGTTTTCTGCTGCCAAAACAATTTTGGTAGGTAACAATGCTCAGGGAAAGTCGAATTTGTTAGAGGCGGTGGAGTTGTTGGCGACATTGCGATCTCATCGTATGGCACGCGATCGCGATTTAGTTCAAGAAGGAGAAGCGATCGCTCAAGTGAACGCTTCCTTAGAGCGTCAAACTGGTATTAGTGACCTGAGCTTAACTCTGCGCCGGAATGGTCGTCGTACTGTTGCTCTGAATGGCGAGTCTGTGCGCCGTCAAATGGACTTTCTCGGCGTTTTGAATGCAGTAGAGTTTTCTAGTCTAGATTTAGACTTGGTGCGCGGTGGCCCAGAAGGCCGTCGCAGTTGGCTAGATACCCTACTAATCCAACTCGAACCTGTTTATGCTCATATTTTGCACCAGTACAATCAGGTTTTGCGACAGCGCAATGCTTTTTTGAAACATACTCAAGACTCAGCACTCAGCACTCAGCACGCAGAACAATTGGCAGTATGGGATGCACAGTTAGCTACCACAGGAACCAGAGTAATTAGGCGGCGCGAACGAGCTATACAGAGATTAGCGCCGATTGCTACTAAGTGGCACTCTAGTATCAGTGGTAGTACGGAAACGCTCCAGATCGAGTATGCGCCTAGCGTGCCTTTAGGGGACAACTATCCCCAAGAAGTACAGCAAGCTTTTTTAGACAAAATTCAACAGCGCGCCGTTGCCGAACTTCGCCAAGGTACTACATTGGTTGGCCCTCATCGCGACGAAGTAGAATTAATTATTAACCAAACACCCGCACGTCAATACGGTTCCCAAGGTCAGCAGCGCACCCTAGTACTAGCTTTGAAATTAGCAGAATTACAACTCATTGAAGAAGTTGTAGGAGAGCCACCACTGCTATTGCTAGATGATGTTTTAGCAGAACTAGACCTGTACCGTCAAAATCAATTACTTGATGCTATTCAAGATCGATTTCAAACTTTAATTACGACAACTCACCTCGGTTCTTTTGACTCACAGTGGTTGAATTCATCTCAAATTTTGCTTGTCAAGGCAGGAGAGATCTCACTACCAAATGATATTTACTAAATCCGGACAAAAGTGAAAATTTTGCTAACAATTATCAATATACTTCTCAGTTAAATGTAGAATATTTTCCTCAAAAATTAGCAGTTTTTCATCATCTTGTTTGAGTAAATTAACGATAAATATCATTCCTCAACAATTTTATTCCTAGTAAAAATTATAATTTTTTATTTAAAATTAGTGAAATTAACGCTCGTTATCTCACACTAGCTTATTTTTCGTTTATGATAAATCCTAGCGGGCTGATGTGGATAAAATACAGTAGTTTACTACACATCAGCAGAAATACAAAGATTATTCAAAACAACTAAAAATTCTACAATAAAGTTTTTTGAATTGTAGATTTTGAATTTTGCCTTTTCTCAAGTTTGTCATTGAGGAGCTTGAATCTTTCCTTTCCCTTTACTGTATAGGTTACAAAAAATTTTAGGTATGTCTCAACAAAATCACATATTAAATAAAGATGAGATTGTGGCACTAGGTACATCATTAAGAGGAATTGAGCAGAAACTACTCAAACAATCGCAGCAATCAGGAATAAAAAGAATATGGTTCCAAGGAGAAGAACCTTATTTTGATGTTTTCTTTGAATTAAAAAATGATGAAATAATATGGTTTCAATTTACTTTGCGTGGTAAAGCTCTTTCTTGGGATAGTAGAAAAGCAAAATTACAAACAGGCACTACTAATGAATTACATTATAATGATGTCAGCTTTTATGCCGCTAGTAAAACAATCGAAAATGATATTGAAACTAATTGGGAATTTGTTAATTTAGTTAAATCAATTTTAGAAACTAGAGCAACAGAGACAATTTTTGCCAAGGCGCTGAAATTATTTAATTAGCCTGTGATTACTTGTTATTTAATCAATATATTTATTACTCACCCATAACTAATTTCTTTTTTCAAATCGCTTGAAAACATAGAGAACTAAAAAAGTTAGCAAAGCGCCAATTAATCCTAATTGCCACAAGCCACACCCAGCAGCAATTCCCAAAGCGGCGGAAACCCATACAGCCGCCGCTGATGTAAGTCCGTGAACTTCAGAACGCTGTGATTCTTGAGAAGATTCGCGTAAAATCTCTCCCGCACCCAGAAATCCTACACCAGCCGCAATACCTTGAATCACTCGGCTAAGAGCATCAGCACTAGGTTTGAGTTCTACTGTATACAGGGGTATAACAGTAAAAATCGCTGAACCTAGACTTACTAACATATGAGTTCTTAAACCCGCTGGTTTATGTCTCCGTTCCCTTTCTAAGCCAATAATCGCACCACTTAGTAGTGCTATAAATAGTCTAAAAACTATACTTAACAAATCATTGCTCATTGAGCGATCAATATAATTAGTACTGAATAATACTTGCTTGAGTATATTTGATTGTGCATCTTACTTTAGTTGGTAATCTAGTTATCAAAAGTAATAAATATGGTTTTCACTTTACCAACCGTATGAGAAGAGCGCATATTAGAATTTGAGTCAATCAAGAACCGCGAGATTATTTATAATCCTGATAAAATTTAGGAAATTAAGATTATTGATTATATGATTTTTTAATTATATCAAATCATGTATTCGTAAAATTTTACTGCAAATTGCTAAATTTAACTATACACTCAAGAATTGAAGGAAGAAGATATCACTTTTAAAGAGTGCGGGTAGGGTGAAACAATAAAAACTATGCATTTACAAGCTAACGAGACTCAAGCAATAACTAAGAGTCTCAATTTTGAAAAAAGCTAATCTTGGCATAGATCTCAGACTTGACTTCTGATTTTATAGATATTTAGTTGTAGCTGAAATCAGGTAAAAAAGTAGACTTACATCACTAACAGAGCCAGCAGTTATAAGACCGATCGCTGTTTATGAAGAAGTATGTATGGCGACTGCTTTGCTCGTAAGCGATCGCGTCTTTACCTAAGAAGGTATTCTGGTAAAGTACTAACTCCCACATAAAGATGAGGGCACTTGCATGGTGAGAGAGCATGGAGTTTAAATCACAGTCAGAGAAAAAAGTTTTGCTCTGAAGTGTTACACCAAGTCACTAAGGTGGCTCTAGCAAATGAATCACAACTGAGAACAACAAAATTGAGTGGACAAACTCTACTGGCTTGACCAAATTAAACTCCAAGACCGCGCCAAAGTAGGTGACAAAGCATTTTACTTGAGCCGAATTATGCAGCGCGGCTACCCGGTAGTACCTGGCTTTGTAATTGGGGCGGAAGTTTTGCAGGAATTTTTAGAGACTCTTAATAGTTCGGAGTCCTTAGTTGCTGACTTACCGCATTCTTCATTACATCTAGATGTCGCTAATTGGCGTCAACTTCAGCAGGTAGCTGGCCGCTTGCGTCAGGAAATTATTACGGCCAATGTACCAGAGTCTTGGGTAAGCAAAATTCTCACAGCAGCAAGAAAATGGGAAAGCGAGCATCTAATTTTGCGTCCAACAGTAATGGTTGCCAATACAACCCAGCCTGTAGGCAATATATCTGGGTTGCTGGAGTCAGTTTTTTGTCCTTGTAATCCAGAAGCGATCGCCTTAGGATTAAAGCGCGCTTGGAGTCAGTTATTTCGTGCCAGAAGTTTACTTTATTGGCAGCGCTCAAGCACCAATCTTCAACAAGTTAATTTAGCAGTTTTGGTACAACCGATTCGCGATGCTATTGCCAGCGGCTTACTCAACGCTAATACATCAGGATGGGAAATTACAGCTACCTGCGGATTGGAAGTAGCGATCGCGAATGGTGAAGTTTTACCCGATGTCTACTATATTCAACCAGAAACAGGACAGTTAATCGAACAACAGCTAGGCAATAAAATCTTAGCCTATCGTCTTGACAACATCGCAGCTAAAGATGACTTGCGATCGTTACCGCCCTCAGTACTGTCATTAGAGAATACTAGTCTAGTTGCCTACCTGCTGGAAGAAAACCAACAGAAAGATTACGCTTTATCAACAGATTATTTGCACAAAATAATTGGTTTAGGGAATCAACTTTTAACTGAATTAGGTAACAATTTTGATATTAAATGGACAATTTCCCAAGAAACTCCTACACCCAAACTCTATCTCACACAAGTTAGCACCCCTCAATCTGCAATTCCCCATCTCCAAATCATCAAGGGGTTAGGAGCAGCAAGAGGGCGGGTGACAGGAACTGCATTCGTAATTACCAATTCTTCGTCTAAACCAGAACAGCTACCCCAAGGAGCGATCTTAGTTGCCAGAACGATCCAGCCTGATTGGTTGCCTTTATTGCAACGAGTTACAGGTATTATTACAGAACAAGGAGGATTGACTAGCCATGCAGCAATTCTAGCTAGAGAGTTGGGAATTCCCGCAGTAGTCAGTGCTACAGATGTCACCGCCCTAATTCAATCTGGCGAACGACTACATGTAGATGGCGATCGCGGTGAAGTTTCTCGTGCCAGAGAAAATACAGCCGCAGAAAGAACTCCACCAAGATGGAGTTCAGGAGAAAATCTAGAACTCAATTATTCTCCGTCTTCCATGCCCTCATTGCCTGCTGACTCCAATTCCAGGGAAACCTTCACCCCTAGATCTGCTTTTTCTGCTCCCCAACCGATAATTGCCACCCAACTGCTGTTGAACTTGAGTCAAAGCAGTTTAATCGCGCAAGTACAAAGCTTACCTGTAGATGGGGTAGGTTTGTTGCGCTCAGAACTAATGATGCTTACCATACTGGAGGGACAACACCCTAATAGCTGGCTAGTAGATGGGCGTCAGGCAGAATTATTAGAGCTATGGACTGACCAGATTATGCGATTTGCTCGTGGCTTTGCACCACGACCAGTTTTATATCGCTCCTTGGATTGGCGATCGCATGAGTTACCATCGTTTCCCCATCAATACCAATCTTCATCACAGGCTGTTTTGGGCGAACGTGGCATTTTTAGCTATTTACTAAATCCCACAATCTTTGAATTAGAATTAGCGGCTTTAGCAGCTGTACAAAAAGCCGGTTACAGCAATATTAACCTCTTATTACCCTTTGTTCGCAGTGTAGAAGAGTTTTCCCTTTGCCGCCAAAAAGTTGAGCAAGCCGGATTAACCCAAATTCCGCAATTTCAACTATGGATCATGGCAGAAGTGCCCAGCGTGCTGTTCTTGCTGCCAGAATATGTCAAAGCAGGCGTAGCGGGAATTTCCATTGGGACGAATGACCTCACACAACTGCTGCTGGGAGTAGATCGAGAACAAGAACAGCTAGCAAAAAAATTTAACGAACTGCATCCAGCCGTCATGGGTGCGATCGCTCAACTAATTGAAATGTCTAAAGATGCCGGAATTCCTTGTGCAATCTGCGGACAAGCCCCAGCAATTTATCCAGAAATTATCGACAGATTAGTGCAATGGGGGATTACGGCAATATCTGTAGAACCAGAAGCCGTAGAGCGAACATATCAAGCGATCGCCCGTGCCGAACAGCGCCTGATTTTAGAAGCTGCGCGGCGTCAGTTGAAGGGAGGGTAAAGGAGTGTGGGGAGTGTGGGGAGTGTGGGGGGAAATCAGACAAATGACCAATGCCCTATGCCCAATAACAAATACCTATTTTATATATCCCGTTTCCCGTAAAAACTTACGTAAGTCCGCGAAGAATTGAGAGCGATCGCTCTTTTTATAAGCCTGCTGCACTCGCTGCCAACCATCTTGACTCTGACCCAGCATATATTTATCTGCTAGGTATGCTGAGAGAAATCCCTTACCATCATCGCCTTGTCGGCGTGCCTCAGTGTAAGTCTGCCATAGCTCGGTGGCATGGCTAGAAATTAACTTGGGATAGCGACGGGTAACATCAACCATTTTGCCTTGACGATATTGCCAAATTTGCAGTGGGTAGCCAGAAGCCGCGTAGGAACTAAAAGCATAAGCAAAGCGATCGTCTCGGCTATCAAACTCTGGTAATCCATCCTTGTCTAAATCTCGCAGTCGATAGCCACCATTACCCCATTCATGGCGAATCTTTTGGTACTGGTTTGATTTACTGTTGTAACGATAAATCAGCGAATAAGTACAGCAATGTGCGCCCCCTGTGAAGAAATCGGCTATGACTTCCGGTTCTTTATTACCGTCTAAATCTAACACTGGTAACTTATTGTCTGGAGCTTCCAACAAATCCCCTATAGGTCGGTCATATTCACTGTCTTGGGGTAGCTTTTGATCTAAAATCGTTTGACCTGAACGAGTAATTTTTAATCGTACATTTTTATACTGATATTCCTGTGGTTTCTCGTAGGATATTTGCGCCTGCACATCACCAGATTTACCAGTAATGGTTTCTGCTGTAGCAACTTGGGCTAATACCGCAGAACTCAAAATAGCCAAAGAGACTAAAGAATGCCTGAAGAAGTATCGAATAGAACTCATTATTGGTGTTGTATATAATAAGCTAGATTTTATACAACACCATCATAATCATCAATATCGGAAAATTGCTGCCACAGGTGTGCTAAAAGGTATTTGTTCTGGCGGAACGGCGTAGACAGTACCACCGTTTAATAAGGTATGAGTAGCAACCAAGTCTAACAAATCCTCATCACCAGTTTCTTTTTCTTCATGTATATAAACATTTTCCGAACTCGGATCGAACAAACCCCATTGCTGTTGACCAACTGCAACTAACAATGAGTCTACGCGTTGATAATAAGCGGCGGGAATGATTTGTTTGAGATCGTTGGTAGCTTTGCCAGTATCACCACCAAACAACTGTTGAAAACGCTCCATAAAATCTTGTTGTGACTTTTGAAATTCAGCCTCAACAATTGGCCAAGCGCGATCGTGTAACTCTTGAGCGCTGAGAATTTCTGGATTACCAGCGATCCCTTCTGCCATCAAGTGTTGGTAAGTATTTGCCTGTCTGTACAAAGGTAGGAGATATTCTACCCCAGCCAATACCAAAGGTGCTGTGTCATCACGGAGTTTTTCGTGCAATGCTCTATCAATAATGTAAAAGAATTGCCGAATTTCTTCTTGGTGTTGATCTCTATCAGGGCTTCCCTGTCCGTGAAATTCACCAGGCTGTACAAAGGTATTAGCAGTTCCTCCTTTGGAACTAGCGATGCGAAACTGACCTTCTTTGGCAGTTTCATCTTGGTTGAGAGCTTCTTCGAGACTTTTAGGCAGATTTTCTACTTCGACTTCGTTAATAGTGTAGTGTGTTCCCTCAAAAAATCTGACATCTTGCTGGCTTAAAGCCAAGATATAGAAACGACCATTACCATTTAAAATCGGCAACAGTGGCTTGATGTGAAATCTGTCTGTAACTACTACCAATTCTTGAAAATTGAGTGGCAGAGTATAGTAACGGAAAAAATCTTTAGAAATAAAAATTGCTAATCCCAGCTCTCCCAATTGCTCCCAAAATTCTTGGGTATCCAGATCGATAGCTTTTTGTAACAACGCCGTTGCTTCTTGCGGTTCCAAACCTGCATCAACTAGGCGAGCTTCTGCTTCCTTAATTAAATTTTTAAACCGAATAGGGTCTTGTCGCACTTCTGGCCCGGCTGGGTGCGTTGGCATATAAATTGAAATGCAATTTCCCTTTGGCTGTTCTAGTAGCGGCCTAATCTCCTCTCTAGAAATTATTTGCATAATTATATCCCTCCTAAGCAACGTGACTAGAGACACATCACATCAGAACGTTACTACTTCAAAGTCTGATGAAATGCGTTCTAGATGCGGCATTTTAAGCCACAACCGTTTGACATGGATTTATTTCACGTCAAGGAAGGTAAAGTTTCATCTTTCTCAGGGCTTACGCAACTGGCATATATATTGTCATTGGTCATTGGTCATTTGTCATTAGGTATTGGGCAAGAGTCAAATGTCAAAAGGCAATAATTATTTCTTTCCTCCCCTGCTTTCTCTACTTCCTTGTCCCCCTTGTCCCCCTTGTCTTATTGCTCGCCACACTCCTTCATCTTCCTTGTCTCCCTTGTCTCCTCTACTTCCTGCGCTATCCATTTTTGGTTTGTTGTGAATTGATGGGTATCTCGGTTTTTGGTTGCCGAACCCATCCTAAAGTCACTCGTTTCATAATTGCGTACAAACCTATAAGGATGATAAAAGTAATCGCAATTATTACCAAAGGCTGTTTGCCTAGAAGTTCCTCTA
The genomic region above belongs to Calothrix sp. NIES-2098 and contains:
- a CDS encoding MgtC/SapB transporter; the encoded protein is MSNDLLSIVFRLFIALLSGAIIGLERERRHKPAGLRTHMLVSLGSAIFTVIPLYTVELKPSADALSRVIQGIAAGVGFLGAGEILRESSQESQRSEVHGLTSAAAVWVSAALGIAAGCGLWQLGLIGALLTFLVLYVFKRFEKRN
- a CDS encoding DNA replication and repair protein RecF, which produces MFLKSIHLRQFRNYTDQKVEFSAAKTILVGNNAQGKSNLLEAVELLATLRSHRMARDRDLVQEGEAIAQVNASLERQTGISDLSLTLRRNGRRTVALNGESVRRQMDFLGVLNAVEFSSLDLDLVRGGPEGRRSWLDTLLIQLEPVYAHILHQYNQVLRQRNAFLKHTQDSALSTQHAEQLAVWDAQLATTGTRVIRRRERAIQRLAPIATKWHSSISGSTETLQIEYAPSVPLGDNYPQEVQQAFLDKIQQRAVAELRQGTTLVGPHRDEVELIINQTPARQYGSQGQQRTLVLALKLAELQLIEEVVGEPPLLLLDDVLAELDLYRQNQLLDAIQDRFQTLITTTHLGSFDSQWLNSSQILLVKAGEISLPNDIY
- a CDS encoding pentapeptide repeat-containing protein — protein: MYNNDFSGQDLRGYDFQNCDLRNCNFSGCDLRGYDFQNRDLRNCNFSGARLNGCNFSGARLNGCNFSGANLCGANLTQAQLCGADLSEANLKGADLRGCNLTGANLDRANMQNTRLADARFDGTSVFDASFKESERLDERTRLSLINEGARFEERTPQPPSTLPWWQHVIVPITLTVLSLIGSAIINMFTTSQPKATPSGQNSISTARPTPISEPPTLNPTGKVSNQK
- a CDS encoding PEP-utilizing enzyme encodes the protein MDKLYWLDQIKLQDRAKVGDKAFYLSRIMQRGYPVVPGFVIGAEVLQEFLETLNSSESLVADLPHSSLHLDVANWRQLQQVAGRLRQEIITANVPESWVSKILTAARKWESEHLILRPTVMVANTTQPVGNISGLLESVFCPCNPEAIALGLKRAWSQLFRARSLLYWQRSSTNLQQVNLAVLVQPIRDAIASGLLNANTSGWEITATCGLEVAIANGEVLPDVYYIQPETGQLIEQQLGNKILAYRLDNIAAKDDLRSLPPSVLSLENTSLVAYLLEENQQKDYALSTDYLHKIIGLGNQLLTELGNNFDIKWTISQETPTPKLYLTQVSTPQSAIPHLQIIKGLGAARGRVTGTAFVITNSSSKPEQLPQGAILVARTIQPDWLPLLQRVTGIITEQGGLTSHAAILARELGIPAVVSATDVTALIQSGERLHVDGDRGEVSRARENTAAERTPPRWSSGENLELNYSPSSMPSLPADSNSRETFTPRSAFSAPQPIIATQLLLNLSQSSLIAQVQSLPVDGVGLLRSELMMLTILEGQHPNSWLVDGRQAELLELWTDQIMRFARGFAPRPVLYRSLDWRSHELPSFPHQYQSSSQAVLGERGIFSYLLNPTIFELELAALAAVQKAGYSNINLLLPFVRSVEEFSLCRQKVEQAGLTQIPQFQLWIMAEVPSVLFLLPEYVKAGVAGISIGTNDLTQLLLGVDREQEQLAKKFNELHPAVMGAIAQLIEMSKDAGIPCAICGQAPAIYPEIIDRLVQWGITAISVEPEAVERTYQAIARAEQRLILEAARRQLKGG
- a CDS encoding WD-40 repeat-containing protein, whose amino-acid sequence is MSSIRYFFRHSLVSLAILSSAVLAQVATAETITGKSGDVQAQISYEKPQEYQYKNVRLKITRSGQTILDQKLPQDSEYDRPIGDLLEAPDNKLPVLDLDGNKEPEVIADFFTGGAHCCTYSLIYRYNSKSNQYQKIRHEWGNGGYRLRDLDKDGLPEFDSRDDRFAYAFSSYAASGYPLQIWQYRQGKMVDVTRRYPKLISSHATELWQTYTEARRQGDDGKGFLSAYLADKYMLGQSQDGWQRVQQAYKKSDRSQFFADLRKFLRETGYIK